Below is a window of Dissulfuribacter thermophilus DNA.
GCCATGTGTTAGAGCCTGGCAGCACCAAGAATTTTCGTACTGGGGACTGGAGGTCCATGCGGCCAGTCACGGACAAGGAGAAGTGTATCAAGTGTGGATTGTGCTATATATTCTGTCCGGACATGTGTTACTGCCAGACAGAGGAGGGGTACTTTGAGGCTGACATGGATTACTGCAAGGGATGTGGCATCTGCGCCAATGAGTGCCCTAAAGATGCCATAACCATGGTCCCTGAAGAGGAGGAATAAGATGGCTAAACGTGTTGGTGTAGAAGTATCCATTGCAGTGGCAGAGGCGGTCAAGCTCGCCCAGGCAGAGGTGATAGCTGCATATCCAATTACTCCTCAGACTCACATTGTGGAGCATCTTTCAGAGTTGGTTGCAGATGGAGAACTAGACGCAGAATTCATACCAGTGGAGTCTGAGCATGCTGCACTCAGTACATGCTGTGGTTCAGTAGCAGCAGGGGCGAGGACCTACACTGCCACAAGTTCACAGGGACTCATGCTAATGAGTGAGGTGCTCTATGTGGCATCAGGCATGAGGCTTCCTATAGTTATGACAGTTGCTAACAGGGCACTTTCTGCTCCTATTAGTATTTGGAATGACCATCAAGATATTATGATCCAAAGGGATAGCGGTTGGATCCAGACCTTTGCTGAAAATGGCCAGGAAGCCGTGGATCTTACTATTCACGCATTCAGGGTGGCAGAAGATCGAAAGGTCTCTCTCCCTATAATCGTAAATATTGACGGGTTTACTTTGAGTCACGTGATTGAGCCTATTGAGATCCCAGATCAGGAAGATGTGGATAGATATTTACCACCATTTAAACCTAAATATAAGCTCGATCCTAGAAAACCAATTTCTATGGGCCCTGTAGGAATACCAGAAGTCTATACAGAGGCTAGAATGGCCCATGACCAGGCAATTAGAAATGCAAAGAGATGGATTGTAAAGGCCTGGGATGAGTTTGAGGAAGTATTTGGCAGACGTTATAACCCCGTTGAAGAATACAGGACCGAAGACGCTGAAATCCTTCTTGTTACCATGGGAAGTATTTCTGAAACTGCTATGACGGCAGTGGATAAGATGCGTGAAGAGGGTAAGAAGGTTGGTCTCTTGAGGATCAGATTGTGGAGACCATTCCCAGGGCCTGAATTCAGGAAGGCGGCCAAGGGTGCCAAGGTCCTGGCTGTTATTGATAGGACACTTGCCCCAGGGGCAGCCAGTGGGCCTGTCTGTGAGGAATTGAAGGCGGTGTTCTATAAAGTCCCAGGAGCCCCCAAGATCTTTAACTTCATAGCTGGTCTTGGTGGCAGGGATGTAACGGTTGAACGTTTTGAAGAGATAGTGGATAAGGCTGCTTTCTATGCAAAGAAGCGGCCCAAAGAACTCTATGAAGTGATTGGAGTGCGTGAAAAATGATACCTGAATTCGAAAAATTCAAAGGTTTTTCAGCAAAGAGATTGCCTAAAGAAGAAGGAATTGCCCCAGGGCACAGAGGGTGTCAGGGGTGTGGAGAGGTTCTGGCCTTAAGGATGGTCATGAAGGCCCTTGGAAAAGACATCATTGTATGCAGTGCCACAGGTTGTATGGAGATTATCACCTCTCCTTATCCTCAGAGCGCATGGAATGTACCATGGATCCACATTGCATTTGAAAATGCTGCCGCAGTTGCCTCTGGTGTGGAATCAGCCCTTAAGGTTTTGAAGCGCAAAGGTAAACTCTCAAAGAAACATATAGATGTAGTTGCAATTGGTGGTGACGGGGCTACAGGTGATATCGGACTTCAGTGGATTTCCGGTGCCTTTGAAAGGGGGCACGATATGGTCTATGTATGCCTTGACAATGAGGCCTACATGAACACTGGAGTGCAGCGCTCTGGGTGTACACCCTATGGTGCAATGACCACTACAAGCCCTCCAGGCAAACAGAGTATTGGGCAGGTCACCTGGAAGAAGAATATACCGCAAATCATGGTAGCCCATAATATACCCTATGTGGCCACAGCAAGCCCGGCTTACTATCTTGATCTAATGAACAAGATCAAGAAGGCAGCAATGGTAAAAGGTCCTGCATATGTGCATATTTACGCCCCATGTCCAACTGGTTGGGGTTCTAAAGGAGAGAAATCTGTTGAATATGCACGTCTTGCTGTAGAGACCAAGGTATTTCCACTTTACGAGGTGATCGAAGGAAAATATATTGTGAGCAGAAAGATCACCAAGCCAAAGCCAGTCTCTGAATACTTGAAGGGACAAAGGCGTTTTCGCCACTTGACAGAAGAGAATATTGAATATATTCAAAAGAGGGTGGATGAGGAATACGAGAAGATCCTTAGACTTGCAGAACTGCCATAAATAAGAATATGAAATTTTCATCCACATAATGGATGCATTACTTT
It encodes the following:
- a CDS encoding transketolase C-terminal domain-containing protein; protein product: MAKRVGVEVSIAVAEAVKLAQAEVIAAYPITPQTHIVEHLSELVADGELDAEFIPVESEHAALSTCCGSVAAGARTYTATSSQGLMLMSEVLYVASGMRLPIVMTVANRALSAPISIWNDHQDIMIQRDSGWIQTFAENGQEAVDLTIHAFRVAEDRKVSLPIIVNIDGFTLSHVIEPIEIPDQEDVDRYLPPFKPKYKLDPRKPISMGPVGIPEVYTEARMAHDQAIRNAKRWIVKAWDEFEEVFGRRYNPVEEYRTEDAEILLVTMGSISETAMTAVDKMREEGKKVGLLRIRLWRPFPGPEFRKAAKGAKVLAVIDRTLAPGAASGPVCEELKAVFYKVPGAPKIFNFIAGLGGRDVTVERFEEIVDKAAFYAKKRPKELYEVIGVREK
- the porD gene encoding pyruvate synthase subunit PorD → MAVQDAIIGWKTITHGCHVLEPGSTKNFRTGDWRSMRPVTDKEKCIKCGLCYIFCPDMCYCQTEEGYFEADMDYCKGCGICANECPKDAITMVPEEEE
- the porB gene encoding pyruvate synthase subunit PorB; amino-acid sequence: MIPEFEKFKGFSAKRLPKEEGIAPGHRGCQGCGEVLALRMVMKALGKDIIVCSATGCMEIITSPYPQSAWNVPWIHIAFENAAAVASGVESALKVLKRKGKLSKKHIDVVAIGGDGATGDIGLQWISGAFERGHDMVYVCLDNEAYMNTGVQRSGCTPYGAMTTTSPPGKQSIGQVTWKKNIPQIMVAHNIPYVATASPAYYLDLMNKIKKAAMVKGPAYVHIYAPCPTGWGSKGEKSVEYARLAVETKVFPLYEVIEGKYIVSRKITKPKPVSEYLKGQRRFRHLTEENIEYIQKRVDEEYEKILRLAELP